The following DNA comes from Skermanella rosea.
GCCGCGCCCCCGACGCCCACCACGCGCCGCCGGCCGCGATCGTCAGCCCGACCACGGCATCGAACATCTTCACGCCGTTGACCGGCTTGCGCCCTGACGCTTCCCGAGCTGCGCGCCAATCCGCCCGACGCTCGGCGAGCAGCTCGTCCCAGGCCCGCGCGATCCGCGCGACGATCCAGCAGCCGACGACGACCGCGCCCAGGACGGCGACGACATGCGCGAACACGTCGCCCCCGGTCACGGATGCGCCTCCGTCTCGACGCGATCGAGCATCCGACGACACGACACCGTAAATTCGTCCGGGAAATCGATCCCCGCATCTTCCAGCGTCTGTCGGATCTTTCGCAGACTTCCGGCCATCGACTCTTTGCCCGCCTCGACCCGCGCAATCGTACCTGTCGCAAGGCCGCTTTTCTGGCCGAGATCGCGCACGCCCCAGCCCAGCGCGATCCGAGCCATCCTTACCTGATATTTCGTAATCATTAGATCCTCGTTACTTCGTGGCGACGCTCGACCGCATTTCATTGGAACGCTGTATCATTTTTCCTCTAGACGGAGCTGAAGGAGTAGGGGTATTATAACACGGTTCCAACGGATTGGAACTGACAGGCACCGGAGAGTCAAATGCAAAATTTCTGCTCCGCATACCCTCAAGGAAAGATCATCGCGACGCTCGGCGATGGCCGGGTCGAGATCACGCTGAAGCTGATCGAGCAGCCCCGCCTGGAACTGGTCTCGACCATGACGTTCCGCGGCGCTTCCGTCGAGCTGGCCCGCGAGCTGGCCGAGGACGAGGACGAGGCGATCTCGATCGCGACAGACTTGGAGTGGAAGGCCCAGGACGAGCTGAAGGTCCTCGACGTCGATTTCACAAAGAACCCCTGCGGATGGCCCGAGGCCCTGGAGCGGCATTTCGATTTCGCCCGCGCCCAGGCCCTGCGCGTCGCAGTGCGAGCAGCGGAGTAAGGCCGATGCCGTACCGCCGCGAGCAGCTCGTCCCGATCGGCCGCACCGGCACCGCGATCTATTACGTCGGCGGCGTCTGGGTATACCGCCAGTGCGGCGCGCATCCCTACCGGTACGACACGCTTCCCGATTTCGTCCGCGAGCTTCAGACCGGCGCGCTCGGCGGGAGCTGGCGCGAGACGGAAGCCGGAACCGCCCTGATCGACAGGTTCATCGACTAGCCACCGGGCGCGGGGAGTGCCGCAAACACCCCCCGCTTCCCACCATCAAGCAGGAGTTCCAGATGCACAGGAACGTTTCAACGTACCAGCCCCGCGAAACTGATTCCAGCTATCGCTTGGGCATCGTCGCCGCCGCCCTGCGCGCCGCCGACGTCGCCGACTTCCGGCCCGCCCCGGCCGCGTCGATCGCCTTCGTCCCCGGGCACGCCCGCGAGATCGGGAGGGCTGCATAATGGCCCGCCGTCCCGCCGCCGCCGCACAGCTCGATTTCGGCCTGATCGTCACCGACCCCGAAGCCGCTCGCATCGAAGCCGCCCGCAAGACCCGCAAGTGCCTGTCCTGCGGCCACGGCTTCGCCAGCGAGGGACCGGGAAACCGGATCTGCAAGCCGTGCAAGGGGCTGGAGGTCTTTCACTCCGCGCCCGACAGCTTCGCCCTTCACACGGCATCGACCGCTTCCCGCGCCCCCTTCTGAGGAACACCGCGATGATCCGCATCACCACTTCTCAGCGTCTCGTCCTGGCAGATTGCACGCGCCTGGGCCTCGTCGGCTGGCTCGTCACCGATCCCGTCGTCGGCCATAAGGCCCGCCGCTTCGAGCATATGGCGACCACGATCGGCGGATTCCGCTTCTCCCGCTTCGCGACGCTGGCGATGAACGAGCTGGGGCCGGACTACATGCCGAAGTCGCCGGCCTCGGCCATGACGTTCCCGCTGTCGATCGCTGAAGCCGCCGCCCTTGCGAACGATATCGAGCTGGAGCTTGCGACACCGGAGCAGCTTCACGCCGCCGCCCTGATCGCCGCGTTCAGCCCCTACGGTCAGCCCGAAGTCGGAACCCGCGACTGGCGGTCTTACGTCTCGGTCCTGAACGTCCTGGGCGTCTTCGTAGACGAGGGATACCCGAACTGGCGGGCCGAGGTCGAAAGCGCCCTGCGCCCGTTCTGCCGCGCCGTCGCCTCGTCCTACGCCTCGACCATCAGCGCGGAGTGACCCTCATGCGATCCATCATAACCGTCGCCGCCCTGCTGGCCCTGGCCGGCTGCGCGTCTCAGCCCGCCGTGCGCGACTCCCTCAGCATCACCGACTACATGCGGCTGATCGACGCCCGCGAGCAGGCGTTCGATGCCCCGGTCGGCCAAGCGGCAATGTGGATGAACGTCCTGACCGGCCTGGGCGGCACCGTCACGCCTCTCAACAAGGCGCACCGGGACCAGGGGCGCACCTGCCGGCGGTTCCGGCAGCTCGTCCGATCGACGGACGGACGGCTCGACGATCGCGAGATGACGGCCTGCCGCGGACCGTCCGGTGTCCTGGCCTTCGAGCAGGAGGAGTGACTATGACCGTCGTCTGTTTCCGTTGCCCCGAGTGTCGCGGACGCCGCGTCATCGCAAACCCCAAGGTGTCGGAGTTCTGCCAGAAACACAGCGTCACCCTCTGGCAGACCGGCCAAGCCGTCCTCATGAACGCGAGCATGTGCGCCGAGGTCGGTGGCCTTCCCGCTGCGGTTTGGCCGGCCGCCGGCTTTTCGGAGGATGCGTTCCTCGATTTTGCCGAGATCGCCCATGCGCCAGGCGTGATCGCCTGTCCGGCTTGTGGCAATGGAGGTGACGTTGACGGCGCACTTTCCCGCGCCGAAGCAGCTATCCAACGAGTCATTTCTGAAGGTGGCGAGCAACTGAACTGAACAACGGGCCTGCGCCGCAGAGGTCCAGAGAGCGCGTTGAAGGGCTTCGGGGTGGGAAGAACCCCCGGAGCCCTTTTCGCGTCTGTGCGCCCTGCCTGCGGCTCCTGGCGGGCATTCGATCGCTTCCCCTCGATCGAGATCCGGCGCGCAGACCGATCACCCCGGATCGTCACCGATTGCGCGCGGCGAGCGTCTCGCGTAATCGCAAGTAATCGACGAAAAAGCCGATTGAAAAAGCTGGTGTTTTTCAGATCTGTAACTACCTTTCTCTTTGCCGGGCGAATATCGGCAAAGGCACCTGTGCAATGGGAAAGGCGATTATCTGCCCAGAATGCGGCAATGACTTTATCAGAAAGCCACGATCACCGGCGCAATACTGCTCAGTTGTGTGCAAGTTCTGGTCGCTGGTCGATCGCAGCGGCGGGCCTGATGCCTGCTGGCCCTGGATGGGATGGAAGGGGCCGCTGGGGTACGGGTCGGTCCCGGATAACCTCGCCGATGGCAAGCGGACGAGCGCGCATCGCCGAGCGTATTTCCTGCATTACGGCGTCGATCCGGGAAAGCTCTCGGTCTGCCACCGCTGCGACAACCCGAGCTGCGCGAACCCTGCCCACCTCTGGCTCGGGACTCACCAGCAGAACCTGATGGACGGCGTTCAGAAGGGGCGGATCTCGGTGGCGGCGCCAGGGGCGGCGAACTTCAGATCCAAGCTCGACGAGGCCCAGGTCCGCGCGATCCTGAAATCGCCTGAGCCAGGGATCGCCCTGGCGCGCCGCTTCGGTGTGTCGAGATCCGCCATCAGCCTGATCCGAACGCGCGTAACGTGGCGGCACGTCTGGCAGGCGATCGAGGCGGAAGTCGCGCAGCACCAGGCCCCGCTGCGTGTGCGGGAAAGCTGTCGGGATAGCCCCCGCGCCGGTTAGTCGAGGCCGCCAACGAGCGGCCGACCCGCTCGCCCGCGTCGGACGTCAAGCGTTCCCGCAGACCGACCGGAGCCACGCGCAGCGCCCATAGGGCCGAGCATGGCGAGGATTGGGCGAGGACAATGCTTGACGCCCATAACCATAAGACCCTTGTTGCTCCCTGGTTCGTTCATCGAACCAGGGATGCCCCCCCGGCGAGGGGATCGCCCTTTCGCCTTCCGGCTATCGGCCGCCGGCCTGCTCCCTGATCCGGTCGATGACGCGGACGCACGCGATCGCGCGGTCGGGATCGTCGTGCTGCACCCGGAGCCCCTCGTCGAACAGCGCGTTGATCAGGGCATCGACGCCGTGCGCGTAGACCTCGGCCATCACCGCCTCGATCGGCTGCTCAGGATCGCGGACAAGCCGCTCGACGACCTCAGGCGAGACCAGCATTGCTGACTTACCTAACTGCGCATCTGCCCACTTACGCAATTGCCCACTCAAGCATCTTGGCTGTCGAGATAGCGCATCAGGGCGGTTTCCATGACCTCTTGGTGCGACTGCTCGACCTTGAACCCGAAGGCACGAAGCCGCTGATACTGCGCCTCGGTCAGCTTCAGGGTCAGGGATCGCTTCTTCTTCTCCGCTGCGGTGGCAGGATCGACCGGCAGCGGGACTGGTGACGGGACTGGCTCGCCCC
Coding sequences within:
- a CDS encoding helix-turn-helix domain-containing protein; its protein translation is MITKYQVRMARIALGWGVRDLGQKSGLATGTIARVEAGKESMAGSLRKIRQTLEDAGIDFPDEFTVSCRRMLDRVETEAHP
- a CDS encoding HNH endonuclease; translated protein: MGKAIICPECGNDFIRKPRSPAQYCSVVCKFWSLVDRSGGPDACWPWMGWKGPLGYGSVPDNLADGKRTSAHRRAYFLHYGVDPGKLSVCHRCDNPSCANPAHLWLGTHQQNLMDGVQKGRISVAAPGAANFRSKLDEAQVRAILKSPEPGIALARRFGVSRSAISLIRTRVTWRHVWQAIEAEVAQHQAPLRVRESCRDSPRAG